The genomic DNA GAGGACTTCTACCGGGTGATCGGTGGCCGGAACCGCGAGGGTGCGATCGTCGTGTCGCAGTACGACTCCCAGGTGGACTACTCGTCGATGCTGTCCGGGCGGGTGGCCAACGTGGTGCCGGTCGACAGCATCGACACGGTCACCCAGGCCGTCAACTCCTACACCCAGACCATCGGCATCTACCCCGAATCGCTCAAGCGTCAACTGCGCGACACCCTCGGCCTGTTCGGTGCGCAGCGGCTCACCAGCCTGGGGTACGCGTGCAGCGTGCCGATCGCCGCGCCGCAGGACGGTATCGAACCGATCCGGCGTATGTGTAAATGGATCGTCGAGGAAACCTGCGACCCAGGCGTGGTGATGCCGCTCTGGCGCCTGGCAGCCGCTACCCGGGAGGCATAGATGTCCGCACCGAATGTACCTACCGCGCTCGACATGGTCGACGGGATCGATCTGGGCGGCAAGACATGTGTGATCACCGGTGCCACTTCAGGACTCGGCCGGGAATCGGCGCGGGCCTTGGCTACGGCCGGTGCGCATGTAGTGCTGGCCGCACGCAACCCCGGCGCGCTGACCGAGGCGGCCGACTGGATCCGTACCGAGGTGCCCGGCTCGCGGGTCTCCACGGTCCTGTTGGACCTGGCCTCACTGGCCGGCGTGCGGACCGCCGCCAAGTCCATCAGCAGGATCGCCCCGGCCATCGATGTGCTGATGAACAACGCCGGCGTGATGTTCACCCCGTTCGGCCGCACCGCTGATGGCTTTGAAATGCAGTTCGGGACAAACCATCTCGGCCACTTCGAGCTCACCCGGCTGCTCGTTCCGCAGCTGTCCGCCGCGGCGGCGGCCCGGGTGGTGATCCTGTCTTCCGACGGGCACACGATGGCCGACATCGACCTCGACGATCCCAACTGGGAGCGGCGGGGCTACGACAAGTTCCTCGCCTACGGAGCGTCGAAAACCGCGAACGTCCTGCACATGGTCGAACTCGACCGTCGACTGAGCAGTCGTGGGATACGGGCTTACTGCGTGCATCCGGGTGTGGTCGCCACCTCACTGGCCCGGCACATG from Mycobacterium sp. DL440 includes the following:
- a CDS encoding SDR family NAD(P)-dependent oxidoreductase, producing the protein MSAPNVPTALDMVDGIDLGGKTCVITGATSGLGRESARALATAGAHVVLAARNPGALTEAADWIRTEVPGSRVSTVLLDLASLAGVRTAAKSISRIAPAIDVLMNNAGVMFTPFGRTADGFEMQFGTNHLGHFELTRLLVPQLSAAAAARVVILSSDGHTMADIDLDDPNWERRGYDKFLAYGASKTANVLHMVELDRRLSSRGIRAYCVHPGVVATSLARHMTRDDFAALSDLTPAQPNRRAERIDVLHDFVLPDQGAATQVWAAVSPELAGVGSVYLADCRIRPEVASYAVDPHRAAQLWELSESLCS